One Sporomusaceae bacterium ACPt DNA window includes the following coding sequences:
- the rpsH gene encoding 30S ribosomal protein S8, with the protein MVMTDPIADMLTRIRNANSVYHDKVEIPASKIKQAVVQILKDEGFIRDYDMIEDGKQGMLRVSLKYGPNREKVITGIKRISKPGLRVYAKKEQLPRVLGGLGIAIISTSKGIMTDKAARKEGLGGEVIAYVW; encoded by the coding sequence ATGGTAATGACCGATCCGATTGCCGATATGCTTACACGCATTCGCAATGCTAACTCGGTTTATCACGATAAAGTCGAAATTCCGGCATCGAAAATCAAGCAAGCCGTAGTACAAATCCTGAAAGACGAAGGTTTTATCAGAGACTACGACATGATTGAAGATGGCAAGCAGGGAATGCTTCGCGTCAGTTTAAAATATGGCCCAAATCGCGAAAAAGTAATTACTGGGATTAAGCGCATTTCTAAGCCAGGTCTTCGCGTTTACGCTAAGAAAGAGCAGTTGCCGCGCGTACTGGGCGGCCTTGGAATTGCGATTATCTCGACATCCAAAGGCATCATGACCGATAAAGCTGCTCGCAAAGAAGGTCTGGGCGGCGAAGTAATCGCATATGTTTGGTAG
- the rplF gene encoding 50S ribosomal protein L6: MSRIGRSPITVPAGVTVTIGNDNVVTVKGPKGELTRKLHKDMIIEMEGNVIHVKRPTDNKEHRSLHGLTRTLVSNMVTGVTQGFSKTLEIAGVGYRAAKSGQKLALTLGFSHPLEVEPPKGITIDVPQPNRIVISGIDKEVVGALAAKIRGYREPEPYKGKGIKYEGEVIRRKVGKAGGKGKK, encoded by the coding sequence ATGTCTAGAATTGGTAGGAGTCCCATCACTGTTCCTGCTGGCGTTACCGTAACCATCGGCAATGACAACGTAGTAACAGTTAAAGGCCCTAAGGGCGAGCTGACCCGCAAGCTCCATAAAGATATGATTATCGAAATGGAAGGCAATGTTATTCACGTCAAGCGGCCTACAGATAATAAAGAACACCGTTCGCTCCACGGTTTGACCCGGACTTTAGTAAGCAACATGGTAACAGGTGTAACGCAAGGTTTCTCCAAGACATTAGAGATTGCCGGCGTTGGTTATCGTGCCGCTAAATCCGGTCAAAAACTGGCACTTACCTTAGGCTTCTCGCATCCTTTGGAAGTGGAGCCGCCTAAAGGTATCACCATTGATGTTCCTCAGCCCAACCGAATTGTTATTTCCGGTATTGACAAAGAAGTGGTTGGTGCGCTTGCTGCTAAAATCCGCGGCTATCGCGAACCAGAACCGTATAAAGGCAAAGGCATCAAATACGAAGGGGAAGTTATCCGCCGCAAAGTCGGTAAAGCCGGCGGTAAAGGCAAGAAATAA